In Malus sylvestris chromosome 2, drMalSylv7.2, whole genome shotgun sequence, the genomic stretch TCTATTGCTATctctttaaaaccaattttaCACAAGTTGGTAGTGAAACTTTCACTGGAGATGGATTTAAGACttggaagaaagggagagaaagatttaaGATGCATGTTGGACAGGTTGGGAGTGTTCATAATAAGGCTAGAGAAGCTgctacaaatttgatgaatcaagCTACACATATTGAAACGGTAGTGAGCAAACACTCCGACCAAGCTCGTAAGGCTTATCCCACATGCTTGAATGCATCAATCAAGTGCACTAAGTTTTTATTGCGACAAGGTCTTCCTTTTCGTGGCCATGATGAAAGTGCCACTTCAAGCAATATGGGAAATTACTTGGAGCTATTGCAATTCCTTGCagataataatgataaagttaGAGAAGTTGTGATGGAAAATGCTCCGGGGAATCTCAGATTAGTAGCTCCTAGCATTcaaaaagaaattgtgaattcatGTGCCCTTGAAACACTTGATGCTATCATGGATGGTCTAAAAGATAGATTCTTTTCAATATTGGTGGATGAAGCACGTGATGTGTCGGTGAAAGAGCAAATGGCTATGGTGTGGCGTTATGTGGATGACAACGGGCATGTAATTGAAAGATTTGTGGGTATCCAACATGTTACCAACACTACTTCAAGTTCACTAAAGGATGCTATTGACACATTATTTTCTCGCAACGGTTTGAGCATTTCCAAGCTACGAGAACAAGGTTATGATGGTGCTAGCAATATGAGAGGTGAGTTGAATgaccttaaaacaaagatattgaGAGAACAACCTTGTGCATATTATGTTCATTGCTTTGCTCATCAACTTCAACTAGCTCTTGTTGCCGTAGCAAAGAAGAATATAGACATTGCCTCTTTTTTTGCAACGGCTAATAGTGTGGTTAATCATGTTGGAGCATCTTGTAAGCGGCGTGATTTACTTAGAGAGCAACTTCAAGAAGAGCTTGTGATAGCTTTTGAAAATGATTGTCTTATAACGGGGCAAGgcttaaatcaagaaacaagtcTCAAACGTACCGGTGACACACGATGGAACTCACACTATGGTACCTTGATTAGCATCATTTCCATGTTTTCATCCGTGGTTCATGTGTTTTAAATGGTTATTGATGATAATCCCAATGAAAGTGAGAGTGAagcaaataagttaatgagagATATACGtacttttgagtttgtgtttcaccttttcttgatgaaagtcatattgggactcacaaatgatttgtcacaagcattgcaaaggaaagatcaagaaattgtgaatgcaatggctTTAGTGAAATCATGCAAGGAAAAACTACATTGGATGAGGAATAATGGGTTCGATGCATTGGTTGATGAAGTATcttcttttgtgaaaaacattatATTGATGTTCCTAACATGGAAGATGCATTTATACTTCCAGGGAGGTCAAGGCATAATGCTCCAATAAAGACAAATCGTCATCATTATCGTGTGGAGCTCTGTATTTATGTCATTGATGAGCAAATTACGGAGTTAGAGGATCGCTTTAATGAGGTAAATACGGAGTTGCTTATTTGTTTGGCATGTTTGAGTCCGAAAGattcatttgtagcttttgatAAACCAAAGTTACTTCGTCTTGCTCAATTTTATCCTCAAGACTTTTTGGATGAGGATCGTTTggcacttgaagatcaacttgagatttatattcattatgtgCGTTCCAGTAGTGATTTCTCTCAATTGGAAAGGATTGgtgatcttgcaaaaaaaaaaaatggtggagacaaGGATGCATCAAGTATTCAATTATGTATATTTGCTCATTACATTGTCTTTAGTTTTACCAGTTGCAACTGCTTCAGTGGAGAGAACATTTTCTGTCATGAATATTGTTAAGGGTCCACTTAGgtacaaaatgggagatcaatggttgagtgatagcttgcttgtttatattgagagagatatttttgcttgtattgaaaatgaagctataatgcttcgttttcaaaatatgaaacctcgtcgtggacaattatagcttgtaatattgtttccattatgaattatgaataaaagtactatgatttcattttcaacatgtttttccatcctaaatttttttttggacttttacaCTACGACCCCTTGTGGTAAGATTCGTGGCTCCGCCACTGGTTGAGGGAGACAAAACGCATGTTTCTACTAGGATTGTTGGAACCAATTGCTATGCTACTCCAGAGAATGTTAAGGAAGCCATAACAGATGGTTCAAATTTTTCGAGACAATCGAAATTTTTTTTGGATGAATCCAGGGTATCTCCCACACGTAGGTGAGGACTAATCCCTCGAGCCGGGTTGGACCCCattcgggggggggggggcaaaCTCTTCCAATGCTGACTCTCCATTCACAAGACTCGAACTCGAGACCTTGCTTAAGGGGAACAAGCTCCTTACCACTTGAACCACCAAGCATTGGTAACATTCGAAATTTTAGATACAGAACAATCCTTATGTAATACTTAGATTTTTAAGCAGACTGATAGCTATCATGTATGATTTATATgttttacattcaaagaaaagaGAGTCGAACCTTAAGAGCAAAGCACTCGGAAAATATGAATATCCGAATGAGCTCGGCTATGTGAACTCTTTTTTTATCCTATTGATTCAGAACATAATTAACTCAAGATCTCTGtatgagtttcttgtttcaTAAGAAATTGGAGGTCTAACCAGTACAATTTGTGTTCCCTTCGTTTTCACAGGACACTTGACATCTAAAACTGATGTGTATAAAAATACAGCTTTGGTGTAGTTTTACTTGAGATTGTAACAGGAAGATGCTGGATTTGACATTAAAACAACATGCCTAAACTAAAATAAGAATCAAACAAGGATTCGGATATCTTGGACGCAAGATATTTAGATTTGTGTTTCCtagttggtttgggatttggtttTAGTATAAGATTTGATTTCCTATATTCTAGGGACTTTGTGTAAACCTATGACATCTATTAGTATAAATAGATGGATGTGGGATTGAGTTTTGTGTGTGAGAGTTTTTGAGAGGCATAAGTTTGTATACTTGAGAACACTTTGAGTTTGTGAGTTCTCTTGTATTTGTTGGTAATCAATAAAGCTTCCGTTGTTAGAGAGGTACTCCTATATTGGAGGAACTCTGAAATcattgtgttttgtttattgcttgattggtttttggtttagtttacaACAAAAGAAGATCCAAGGACAAGAAATGCCCTAGCAGAGAACAAAACCTGGTGGCATGGGCTCGGCCACATTTAGCTGACAAGCGAAAGCTTTCCGTTCTAGTGGATCCACGCATGGAATTGAACTACTCCATTAAAGGGGTCCAGAAGGTCTCACAATTGGCTTACAGCTGCCTTAGTAGGGACCAAAATCCCGCCCTACAATGGATGAAGTCGTGAGGATTCTTACTCCTTCGCAGGATGTCAATGACCTCTCGCCATTTTATCTCATAATTCTCGTTTATCTCAACTAGGAAGGCGAAAGAAGAAACCTGACGGAACACACCAGCTCACCTACAGCCAGTCTAAGAGCATCAGAGACTCTCCGTTAAATACTGGCAAGCAGCAACGCAGATGATTGTTGCGCGCGGTCAATCCCTTTCCTCGACTGCAGACTTGACACACGATTGAATGAAACAAAGGTCGCCTTTGTTAACGGTTGTGTATGAAATCTTCGAGCCAAAGTGACAAGTGGAAGAGGCTAGGAGAGctcacatttgatattttggaatcatcattcatcacgCTAATGTTTCATTTGAGATATATATTTGCAGCTAATTAATGTCAGCCACTTTGATCGAAAGTTTGGAGAAATTTTCGAGTAGGATGGTCACATTGTCACAAAGTGTTATTACTATATGTGTTATAAAACATATAGGTGAGCGATTTATATGTGTAATGCAAGTAAGGTATAATATTAAgagtggtgctatccacacaccttttTTTACCTTCCACATACATCTCTTAATTTTCGGACATGAATAACACTACCCTATTAAGAAATAGATTTATGTGTTGTAACATGAACAGATTTGTAATACCACATGGCATGACAATAAAAAAACTTCTGGAAAGTTTGAGCTTTTTTATTCTatctttcattaaaatttattgAAACTTGCTGTAAACATACAGATGAAGACAGATATAATCCTCTTAAGATCTACCGTTTCGATACATAGAACCCTGGTTTTCATCTGCATCCTCTCCTCTCTGAATCATGCTGCACCTTCCTATAAGTGTATATGCTCTCTACAGAGTCAGATTTCAAACTGAAGCTGATCATCTGGAGATCTAGTAACCTCGATTTCGGTTTTCGTAATCGATCCATGAAATATTTCAACAATTTACAATTTTCTGCTGGCTGTTCATTGGACTGTACACATGATTTTAACTAACAAGTTCCCTGTGACTCTTGCTATTTACAACTATAAACAACGTACATGccttaacaaaaaaaatgaaagaatcgGATTTCTCAAGTGGAAGCATTCGTCTACAAACCCTAATATTGCATGTATACAAATTATTCATGTGTGATTGTCATTCATCATCATCACAACTTCACCAGCTGTTCATAAGTAGAGATGTCACATATCCTTTTCCTCCACAACCCTATCCGCCGCTTTTCCCGCTCATACTTAATTATTGAAGCATGTCGAACAAAAAATATCTGCAGATTTTACACCAAAATTACAATATATCATTAAATCTTGGCAGTCAagaaaaattagagaaaattcAAGGAAATTTAGTAAAATGATCAGAAATGAAATCTCAATTGTTGAATTGATCAAAATCAAACATTGAAGACAATACTGATCAAATTTGACATAACAATCGAATATTTGATGATATATTGAAAAATGATCATTTCAGCAATTGAgatttacaaattaaatcatttgtttaaatttctcaaaattcaaaactgAAGTTTAGAGGTGGACAATAATATATAGCAAGACTACCTTATCGCCATCTTTGATTCCAAAAGGTCGGATTAATGCCTTGTAATCGAGTAGCTTCTGACCTTCATAGCATAAGCAAAAATTACCCCACACATGTGACCTGTTCAgaaatttcaatatttatttgAATCACTTTTTTCTTGTATAAATATATTAGAGAAATTGTACAAAATATATACCttctaattacttttaaaacAAACCAAATCCATGCCAATGCCAAGATTGTATTCATACGTACCATGAAATCATTTCATCTATCGACGACTGACTGAAAACATCTTTCACTGCCTCGTTCAGTTCGGCCACGGTCGCCGTCTTTGAAACTTGAATCTCTGCCTCCAttgagaagaagaaaatcaGTTAATCACAACACACACGATGCATGTACGTACGTAAAAAGCATGAGCAGTGCATGATATTAAATTTACGTACCAAAGCTAGAACCATCCAATTTGATGACGAAGAGCGTAAGCGGCTCCTGGGGCAGCTTTTGGTAAGTATGGTTCTTCCGACCGCTGCTGCTGAGCAGTCTCCGCGGAGATAGAGATGCCGGAAACAGGCTGCAAGCAGCGGCATTCGTGGCCAACTCTTGTTCACAAAAATCCACCTCCATTTTCATGCACAAAAACCAACTCAAGAAACTAAATTTCCTCAGCCTCAACGAGACGTGCCCTAAAatttaattacaaaataaaagttCGTTGGGAGTGTTTGATGGAGTTAATTAGCTAATGGAAATATATCAGAAACAGAACGTGTTTTCAACGCGTCAACTCAACTGCTCTGAGGGGAAACTCAAGATTTTAGGTCCATGACTAAGTCATAACCATGAATAAAGCAAATAGGTGGTACATTCATCAATTTCTAAACCCTACATGCTCGGCTATATTTTTGGGCTGGGGCAGAATTTAGTTTAATGGTCAGAATTTagtctaaaaactaaaaatatgggTGGCGGTGGTTGCATAGATATGACTCTAACTCAAATGGTTGacctaattaaagaaaaaaaagagaaattctAAGCAAACTCTGTTAAAGTAACACTTTTTTATAGATCTTTTGACACCTCACAAGTTAACGTGAATTTTCGtaccaatattataaaatattgtacaaaAATATGGAATGACAGAGAGCCCATGGAGAATCTCACTTTTGAGAGTCTCCATTTCTcaacaaaatagaaaaatacAGAAAGAAAACGTTAGGTTAGTGTGAACATGTATAATTAACCAGGGTCAAGAAGAACAAGTGTCGTGAGGGTACAAACAGAActtaatttgaaaggaaaattagTTACATTGACATACAATGCTCAAGCAATATATATaacttgaaaaacaaaagttcatcatgatattttagtactttaaatTTGATGATTCCATAACTTTCGTATATTGGCCTATACGGTTATTTTTCTAGAGAAAGAATGAGAATAATAATATGTTTCTCCAAATTTAGGAAGGTAATTAGCTCTTctgtcttaaaaaaaaaagtaggaaAATGCTAGAAAGATTATGTTTtaaaatcatattttgtaaGTCACGTGATGCGGTAGTTGATGGTTGGATTCTTTCTTTAATGATTCAGAGAAGAAATTCAATCATCAGTCGCCCCATAATATAGTTCAAGTAGATGATCTTTGTAGCATCACCCAAAACAGTATTGTTCTACATATGACATTAGTTACCATGGGAATTTTTCACTTTAATGaactctaaaaaaaaattacttctaTGACTATAGTTAATTTTTGTTCAAAGAATGTAAGTTACAAAAATGTTCATGAAAGGAGTATGACAGTATAAACTCTCATTAAGTATAGATGATAAGGGAATACTACATTTGAAGTTGAACGTACATTACTATGTGcagaaagttgaggttttatcgtaaaactaattgacaatatggaGAGTAGCTTAATTTACTTACTAGCCCATACAAGGCCTCTCCACCTGTGACaaattttcaagtctaacacCTGAACAACCCAAATGGGATGACATGTAGCACTTGTGGCCATTTGGCTTTACACATGGAACaatctgctctgataccatgaagaaagttgagttccaccataaaatcaattgccAATAATATAGAGAGTAACTCAAATTACTTATAAGCCCGTGCAAGGTCCTTCTCCaagtgagattcattctcaacactgTTAATCAATCAAAAGTAAAACCAGATATTCGAACCGTAAACCAACAATCACAAGAGAGAGGGAGGAAGATTGCATATCTGTGATCGATCTCTCTCTAGATCGAAGACTGCTTGGAACTAGTAGATGACCCGTCGATTAGCTCTCCTGCTTCAAGTTCGAATTTCCACTCTTCTTTTGTTGATAAAGAAAGACTAATAACTAACAAATAGAAGTATAAATTCGGTCAGAAATAACATTAACATGCGATATCTTGCTTCAAGTTCGAATTTCCAATCTTCTTTTGTTAATAAAAACCTGATGAAGTTAGAGAGGAAAAGCAATTGATTTAGTTATGAATAAGcaacaaataattaagaaagTGATATTGGCGCGGCTCAATCTGAGATCAATTTACGCCAGCAGGGATGTGTAAATCTGTCTTCGGATTGAACCTCACCAACATCGCTTTCTCTCTGCTACTTCTCAAACATGCATATCCATGCcataaaaatgaagataaaacAAGCTACCATAAAAGAGCAGATGTTCTTTCACCATGAACCCGAAAGCAAGTCAAGTTGTTGAAGAAATGTGGCCAAATCTAAAGAGTTTGTAGCGGTCTTTTCGCCTTTTGAGCAGGGCTAGCTGCTACCCTTGACCTAATAAAAGGGGCAAAAGTACTTGAATTAAAGAATACCAAATATGGTCCCATGTCGGCTCCATCAAaccaaatttattttcttttacaaagcGATTTTTGATTCACTCTAAACTACGAGATGAGGAATTCGATCTTAAATATAAAGGAAGGAGTACACATTGCTCTAACCAACATAACTACACTAATGTTTACAACCAAATTAAAGAAACGGCTAGAGACTATTTTTTAGGTAATTTCCTATGGAGaaaaattaaactaattaagGTGGCTGCTAGCTTAGTGGGGTGGAAGGGTCAAGGTATAAAGTGGATTGTAGGGTGTCGATTTGGGGCCAGTATTTGTTGAAGTGGGTTTGTGGGAtccataaaatattaataacttGCATCTAATTAGCACCATCGAGTCAAATGCTTTGGGcaataacattttatattccacACCATAAAAAATAATGAAGACACAAAAATACCGATAGCTATTGAAGTGGGATTTTAAAACGATGCATGATACAAACATTACATGCAGCAATAAGAAACGTATACAAGAGAACAAAAATCTGAATACAATTATAGCACAGATGGGATATCTTCTAGAAACAGCCGTACATGATATCTTAGCTATATAGATATATTTACATATAGACTTATATATGTAGATATCTATATACACACACTGTGGTTATGGAAAACAACCAAATGCAGAGTTATTGAGCTAGTTAACAAGTGTGtcatatatataacaaaagaAACAGCTATCTGcaggatgagagagagagagagagagaaagagagagagagatcagggAGACAGGTGAAGAGGGAAGGGATGGAGAGGGATGAGAATGTATACTGGTAGGTTTTACCTCGGGATGAGAGGATATGGGAagggggagaagaagaagaaggtgagtggAATGATGTGAATGGGGAGCAACACTACTTTAGGGTTTGTCATGCTTAGTTTGTACTCAAATAAATCAACCAACTTCCCCTGCGCATGCACCTGAAATATTCTCCcaccaaaaaaccaaaacaactcCTTCAATGCACCTCTCTTTGTACAATATTTTATCAATATTTTAGACCCCCACccttttcaatttaattagtatgTCATGCTTTTCTTCGAtgattaattatttaatctaaGAATAAGATGCTTGGCttatatgtaatatatatatacacaactgTATTGCATTTAGTCATTTTTTAAAGATGTTTGATCAATTTTTATAGAACACTCATACCAAATTTAATCTAAACtacaagaaattttaaaattctttatcCAAACATGGCATAACAGATAATTTGCAACTTTGCATGATACACAATTGGTATATCATTATCATATACTGAAACAGTAACAGAAAGTGAGATGAAAATATAGCTCACAGCATATTTAGGCCTCCTACTATTATGCAAACTGTAAGTTAAACCTAAGTGGCACTTGGTACGTAGTGCCCAAATAAGTATAAAGAATGTACAGGTATAGAAACTAAAATGATGGGTCAAAAGAGAAGATGCATGCAGTCTCATGTGTGTGCAGTAGTactcttgagagagagagagagagagattgggaAAAGGAGTGCAGAATGTCAGCGAAGTGATTTAGTCTAAAAAGAATAAAGACTTTCGGAATGGAAGGAGAAGGAGTAGTACGTACAAAGTTGCTatatttcacacacacacacaaacttaGAGACACTCTCGtacaaaaaaacaaagacaGACACACAAGTTTCAGTTAAtctgtttaattaattaattagcatgCAAATGCAACAATACACTTGCACACACTCAGAGTGACGAGTGATGAATTTAATTCAGCAAATAGGAGGAATATGCAGCAAACCAGAGCGGGGACACCGGCGCTAAAGAAGCCCTGCCTTGGGCCTCCACTGCCCGACACTTTCCTTGGTTTTGTCTTCCCTTTTTCCTTCACCATCCacattttccctttattttaagGGCCACCTGCCTTccccctccctcttcttctctctGAAGCTTTTGGGAAGTGCAAAAGATCCCCCACCCCTCCTCACTCTTTtatttaacaaatatatatttgttaaaaaTTCTCTCTCAAAATTATAAATTAGCTTACTAGAAAGTcgttctctctctcacactctcATTATTTGGGGCGATAAGTTCGCGTGCCACTAACCAAGCAGATTCCCCCACGCCTTAAACCATTCCAATCCCCTTTCTCATCTTACTACATACACCAGATCCTAGGTCTTTCTCTTTGTTAGACGACTAAGACTGAGAGGAGGTCAAAAGCAATGGATTTTTACGCCTGCTCTCCCTCCAAACACCACATGTATTAACAACGTACGAACACATTAATTATGTATAAATACGTATTAAGTACGAACAGATAGTGTAAGATATCCATGAAATGGTGCCAAACACAAGGGGGTGCGACCAAAATACAGTAGAATATGCAGACTATAGGGTGTTTTGTGTGTAGTTGGATCACGTAGTCTGGTCATCCGTACTTAAGAATTTCTATATGTCACTCAATAACTCATAATAGTGTTGGTATTTCCAAGTGTTTGTATGAAATACGAGTTCCAAATGTGTCCAGAGTATGTACTTGCAAAATTTTAGTATGACCATGTAATGCACAATTGAAACAGTAATAATGAACATGAACAGTGTACAAGGAATATAAATTCCAGCAGTGTCAGAAGTCAGCTGAATATTTCTGGTCTAAAAATGGTCTTCATCCTTTCGCTGTTGAGAGCCTTTGATTAAAGAGGTAGACAAAGAGACACCTATGGTCGACTCATAAGTGAGATTTATTTCAGGCTGAGCAGAGGGGGCCGATACCATGTTGGCGTTTTTATATTCATCAAGAAAGCaaacatactttcttcaaatagtagttttttcttctttcttttccttcaaaCACAGAATATTTGAACctacttttcttctcttttcttttttatttttttttataatttcttgcCTCCCACACGCCACTAcaactttcttttctttttgctttaatCTAGTTGTTTCAGCAGCAGCTGTTTGCCTTCTGGTCTACCGATCGATGCGCCACATAAGCAACATGGATTTTGAGACAATTTGGAGTTTTGAAGGGAGAGCTCGGATCCGAAGTTGGTGAGGAGAAGGTGCAAGTTCTGTCTCATAGTCATAGGCCAGTTTGCATGAAATGAGGGATATTGATCATGGCTCATGGGGTGTGTTTCAATCATGCATGTCATTTAGGGCAAAGTCGCTTGTCACCTTGCCAAACAAGAGACTCCCCTCCTCTACACACGAGAATGACTTGCAGAAAACAGATTTACTACCATCGTAATTTTATTCCGTTCTATTCCAATAAAACGTCACTTGCAAATTATTCACATGACATTATATCAGATCAAAACCTCACGTGGCAATGAATCTATTTCACGTATATCGTTATCCCTCTACACAGGCACACGAGAAAATTTTGGATAAGGATGCTCGACTACATCATCTATAAGGTATTTTCTTTCGAAAGTATGGGATCCTTGTACATCAAGTTTTAATtactagtttttattttattctggGGTTGGTCCGTGAGGAATGGGGACAAGTACAAAAGTGATCATCCTCTGAGCCGTCCGTCCTTACCAGGTGTGAGAGTGCCCTAGCTTAGGCAGCCCTACAAAATATCGTCTCAAAGCGATGGTAATCTGTAGGCTCTGCGCAATTTCAGAACTCCCTCGCAACTTTAAGAACAAGAGCTTTGTCATTGTTTCAAAGTAAAAACTACAAGTTCTCCCAGGCAAGAACAAAACTCCTGTCTAAATTACACATCACTACGTCAAATCTACTTAATTAGCAAATAGCCACTTGCTAACTAGATACCTTGCGGGAAATCGGAACTCGTACAAATATAAGCAACATGTTTGATAAAGTTTAATCTTTTGAGAGTAAGCTAGAAAGATTATTTATTTCTCGTCAAGAACCTGAGgatacaaatcaaaatttggCAGCGGATGCAGGCAGCCATTCCCCAGTCATCGGACCACTACTTCGCCTGAAGGAAGACTTTATGTAGCCACTTTGCCTCTCAGTTCCCTCGGAGTTTACAGTACGCATATAAACAGGACCCAAAAAAACCAAGAGATTGACCAGCAACATTTAACTTGAAGTAAAGCAGGGCAATAGTTCACATGAAATGTAAGCAAAATATTGACTGTCAGTAGTGACTAATGAGCATTGCTGGAATAACAGGCAGATGAGAGTTTACGCTTACCAAATCAAATGGAAGCCCGCCGAACAGTAACCAGCCAAGTCCGATAGTAAAAAGATCCTAAAATAGCACGGATAGGATCAGCTGTGATTGTTGAAAACAATGGCGTGCAGAAAAGAATATACCAACTAATGCAGGGCGTGGCTGTTATCATTTGGGTCATCGACTCTAATGCGTTATTTCTAAAGAtcataaaatatatatgatgtggaataacatatatatgttcaataaCATATATATGATGTGGAATATCATATGGAAGCCAACTGGCTTGACAGTCTAAAATCAACAACAATGAGCCAACTTCAAGAAAACCTAATTATATGATCATAATAACATGACTAACACCGGAAATTTTTGTATGGTCAGCATAACACAAGGTCCGGAATGAGCATCATATACCTTCAAATTACCACAAATTGTCTGTGTGAGAGCAGAATTCAGAGTGGTATTCCAAAAAACGCAATAATTTATGGAAAAAGCCATAACACAGGAAAGAAGCATCACAGCCTGcaaaatattcaaatttagcAAGTTTCAAAAAATTCTTtga encodes the following:
- the LOC126592566 gene encoding uncharacterized protein LOC126592566, giving the protein MKMEVDFCEQELATNAAACSLFPASLSPRRLLSSSGRKNHTYQKLPQEPLTLFVIKLDGSSFEIQVSKTATVAELNEAVKDVFSQSSIDEMISWSHVWGNFCLCYEGQKLLDYKALIRPFGIKDGDKIFFVRHASIIKYEREKRRIGLWRKRICDISTYEQLVKL
- the LOC126587770 gene encoding uncharacterized protein LOC126587770, producing the protein MERFFKRKSSSGSGSSNNIDSSNTVGSSRTPSSRQSQLDSVLGNLEADPGLRTRIIDYDANMRDEVRRSYLQKGPCQPRGHNFPITNMSGINRRFIPQWFDEFGWLEYSVSKDATFCLYCYLFKTNFTQVGSETFTGDGFKTWKKGRERFKMHVGQVGSVHNKAREAATNLMNQATHIETVVSKHSDQARKAYPTCLNASIKCTKFLLRQGLPFRGHDESATSSNMGNYLELLQFLADNNDKVREVVMENAPGNLRLVAPSIQKEIVNSCALETLDAIMDGLKDRFFSILVDEARDVSVKEQMAMVWRYVDDNGHVIERFVGIQHVTNTTSSSLKDAIDTLFSRNGLSISKLREQGYDGASNMRGELNDLKTKILREQPCAYYVHCFAHQLQLALVAVAKKNIDIASFFATANSVVNHVGASCKRRDLLREQLQEELVIAFENDCLITGQGLNQETSLKRTGDTRWNSHYGTLISIISMFSSVVHVF